A window from Aphelocoma coerulescens isolate FSJ_1873_10779 unplaced genomic scaffold, UR_Acoe_1.0 HiC_scaffold_100, whole genome shotgun sequence encodes these proteins:
- the LOC138100532 gene encoding M-phase inducer phosphatase 2-like, with protein MSLCGGRGLPGLAAISPLPSPGTAPLTPLDKGDPAGPARHRDTPKRGHGGLPLPRLWHTPSPQPLASDCGRHSLSCQPPDAGLEPDFPTQQKPAAAQEDSQRTMPAFGRALKDRKLLRQRMHALPAWQRDGSRVLKDISQLQERRDRARRRRREPEDEEGFVAKKLPRPGQRSHGAARREPLAESPWAASELLVREAGGLGRAAAMGDAGAARVGAAAPSCPRGLESCGGGRWPGRGVTGTARASPKLEGTGRWWMELAYGIRACLRLGSSWQDLCPFHDLLCLCPKSPQLLPWQSDATVPQEKENVVSTPVMSKEEAKLRPGKRSQCRQLSRSPSEPGSVARPVLKRGQPSDSDSPVEAKRQRRVAGSPGQEASLEPGAWLEPSRSARREELENLLANDDQELIGDFSKPHLLPTVEGKEPGLKYISPETLAAVLAGHFSSSIESSLVVDCRYPYEYEGGHVKGAVNLPLQRDVEESLLEQPIVPLDSSRRVIVIFHCEFSVERGPKMCKFLRERDRRCHEYPQLHYPELYVLKGGYREFFLQFPSHCEPRDYRPMLHSAFKEELRKFRGQRRLRERGRRALFSRGRDL; from the exons atgtcactgtgcggcggccgcgggctgcccgggctggcggccatctccccgctgccctcgccgggcacggccccgctcacgcCGCTGGACAAGGGTgacccggcgggccccgccag gcaccgggacaccccgaagcggggccacggggggctgcccctgccgcggctgtggCACACGCCGTCCCCGCAGCCGCTGGCCTCGGACTGTGGCCGCCACTCGCTCTCTTGCCAGCCCCCGGATGCAG gactggagccggacttccccacgcagcagaagcccgcggccgcgcaggaaga ctcccagagaacgATGCCGGCGTTCGGGAGAGCGCTCAAAGA caggaagctccttCGGCAGAGGATGCACGCGTTGCCG gcgtggcagcgggacggcagccgcgtcctgaaggacatctcgcagctgcaggagcgcagggacagagcgcggcggcgccgcagggagcccgaggatgag gagggctttgtggccaagaagctgccgaggccgggccagcggagccatggggccgccaggagggagccccttgccgagagcccctgggccgcatcagagctgctggtgagagaggctggagggctcgggagggcagcagcgatgggtgatgccggggctgcacgcgtgggagctgccgctccgagctgcccgcgtggcctggagagctgcggaggtgggagatggccgggccggggggtcacggggacagcccgtgcgtctccaaagctggaaggcaccggcaggtggtggatggagctcgcctatgggatccgtgcctgcctgcggctgggaagcagctggcaggacttgtgcccatttcacgatctcctctgcctgtgccccaagtctccccagctgctgccctggcagagcgatgccaccgtgccccaggagaaggagaacgtGGTGAGCACGCCGGTGATgagcaaggaggaggcaaagctg cggCCGGGGAAGCGCAGCCAGTGCCGGCAGCTGTCCCGCTCGCCCTCGGAGCCGGGCAGTGTCGCCAGGCCCGTCCTGAAGCGGGGACAGCCCTCGGACAGCGACAGCCCTGTGGAGGCCAAGCGGCAGAGGAGGGTggccggcagccctggccaggaggcgtcgctggagccg ggagcgtggctggagccttcccgctccgcccggcgtGAGGAGCTCGAGAACCTGCTGGCCAACGATGACCAGGAGCTCATCGGGGATTTCTCCAAG cctcacctcctgccGACGGTGGAGGGCAAGGAGCCGGGCCTGAAGTACATCTCCCCTGAGACG ctggcggcggtgctggcggggcacttcagcagcagcatcgagAGCAGCCTCGTCGTGGACTGCCGCTATCCCTACGAGTACGAGGGGGGCCACGTCAAG GGCGCTGTCAACCTGCCGCTGCAGCGGGACGTGGAGGaatcgctgctggagcagcccatcgtgcccctggactccagcaggagggtgatcgtcatcttccactgcgagttctctgttgagcgggggcccaaaat GTGCAAGTTCCTGCGGGAGAGGGATCGCCGCTGCCACGAGTACCCCCAGCTGCACTACCCCGAGCTGTACGTGCTGAAGGGCGGCTACCGGGAGTTCTTCCTCCAGTTCCCG agccactgcgagccccgggactatcggcccatgctgcactccgcgttcaaggaggagctgcgcaagttccgcgggcagaggcggctccgcgagcgcggccggcgggcgctcttcagccgcgggcgggacctgtga